The genome window TAAGAAACTCCTGCCCGGCAGCAAAGTACCGCCGCTGCAAGCCGGGCTCGACCGCATCAGTTCCCGCCTGGGCTTTTGCGACGCCCCCACTGCCGCCACGCAGCACCACCACAGCACCATCAACGTGGCCACCACCGCCTCCAAGGCGCGCAGCATTTACTACGCCCCGGACATGGACGGTCAGCCCGAGCCCGGCGAGGTGGTTCGGGTATGGGCGCCTTCCGACGGCCCCGATCGCCCCCTGCGCGACCGCGCCGTGCTCGTGATCGGGCACGGGCGCGATTCGGTGCTGGGCCTGCTCATCTCCCCCAACCCCCGCCACGCCAACGAAAGCGAGTGGCTAGACATCGGCTCCGGGGAATGGGACGAGAAAGGTCGGCAGTGCTGGGTGCGCCTGGATCGGGTGCTAGAGGTTTCCCACCTGGGGATTCGCCGCCAGGGCGTGCTCTTTCCCCGGAGGCGCTTCGAGCGCATTGCCGCTAAGTTGCGCAACCGATACGGGTGGACATAACGCGCGTTTGGGGATAGCACCTCCCACCTGCTAACATCTTTCAGGTTATTCTTTGTGCGTCGCACCGGACACGGCGGGCAGGACCTTGGGTTCGCCAGAGCCGGTGCCAAGGGTGGCTTCACCCGGAAAAGCCCACGGGAATGAGCAACCAGTCTGTTCAGTAACTAAAGACCAAGAGGTAACTTTTCATGGCTAATATCAAGTCCAAGAAGAAGCGCATTCTCACCAACGAGAAGAGCCGTCAGCGCAACCAGGCCGTGCGTTCCCGCGTGCGCACCGAGATCCGCAAGTTCCGCGAGTTGGTGGCCGAGGGGGACAAGGCCGCCGCCGAGACCCAGCTGCGCGCCGCCTCCCGCATCTTGGACAAGGCCGTGTCCAAGGGCGTGCTGCACCGCAACAACGCCGCCAACAAGAAGTCCAGCATGGCGCTGAACTTCAACAAGATGGACTAGTCCTCCCTCTTAAGCACTAAAGGGTTCCCCACTGCTGTGGGGAACCCTTTTTGCATACCGGGTCCTCTTAGCCCAGAATCTCCCCCACCCCGCGCAACACCAGCACCACTCCAAAGACCATGAACAAAGCACCAGCGGCCATATCAATGAATGGCCCCGCGCGCAGGGCCTGCCGCTGCACCGCCCGCGTGGAAAGAAGAGTGGCGATGAGCCCAAAATACGCCGCCGAGCTCAGCCACAGGCACGCGATAATCGTTACCGCCGTGGCCCAGGAGGGATTGGCCGGCATGACCGGGGCGATGATGGCGGTCAAAAAGAGAACAATCTTGGGATTAGAGAGGTTGGTCCATAGCCCCTGGCGCGCGCACTGGGCAGCGCTCGCGCTGGTGGTTCCGGGCACATCGGCGGCCCCATAGCCGCGCAGCCGCCACCCGGCGCGCGCCATCTGGCTCCCCATGTAGCCCAAATAGGCCCCGCCTGCGAGTTGAATGATCCCGATGAGCACGGGATACCGGCCCAGCACTGCGGCCGCGCCGCATACCGTGAGCACCATCCACAGCAGCACGCCCACGTGCATTCCCGCCACCGTGGCATAGGCATGGCGGCGCGATTTTGTGGCAGCGCGCATCACCAGCAGGGTATCCGGGCCGGGAGCCGCCACCCCCATAAGGTTCAGGGCGGTGAGGGAAAGGAGTCCGCCCGGGGTCATCGCAGACGTTCCAGAAGGTCCTCCCGGCCAAACATCTGGGCGGTCTCCACCGCCGTGGGCTGACCGCGATGAGGGTCGGCCTGGGCGGCAATGAGCGCCTCCACCACGGCATCTTCCTTTTTAAAGATCGCCCCGGCCAGGGGTGATTGGCCGCGATCGTTGAGTTTATTGACGTCCGCCCCGCGTTCCACCAGGGCTGCCACCAGATCCGCATGGCCCGCATAGGCGGCGAGCATGAGGAAACTATTGCCCTCCTGGTTCACCATGTCCACCGCCACGCCGTGATCGATGTATTCCACTAATTGCTGATCGCCCTTGCGGGCCATGTCAAAGAGGCGGGTGGCTAATTCCTGCACGTCCTGGGGAAGATCGGGCTGGGATTCATCGGTCTGGGGTGTATTGGCGGAAGTCATGGTGAGTAGTTTAACCAGCCAGGTGTGCCACGCGCTGCACGGCCGATTCAATGGCAAAGAGCGGGTCACCGCCCTGGCCCTTCACGGCGGCGTCCAGATCCGCCATGAGAATGACCGCCCGGCTCACCGAATCGCTGGACCAGCGCCGGGCTACCTTGGAGGTCTTTTCAATCACAAAGGGGTGCGCGCCCAGTTGCCCGGCCAGTCGGCGGGAATCCACCCGCCCCGTGCTGGAATACAGCCGCGCGATCATGCCCACCTTGGAACTTAGGGCCGCCGCGATCACCACCGGGCTCATGCCCAGTTGCAGGGCCCGCCGCGTGGCGGCCACCGCGCGGGCGGATTGGCCCGTGACCGCCCAGTCCGCAATATCAAAGGCGGATACCTCCGCCACCCCGGAGTAATAGGCCCGCACGGTGGCCACCGTGATGTCCCCCTGCGCGTCCGCCACCAATTGGCTCACCGCCGAGGCGAGTTCGCGCAGATCGGAGCCCACTCCCTCCAGCAGAGCGTGTACCACGTCCGGGGTAATGCGCACCCCGTGTCCACGAAACTCCTGGGTAACCCAGCCGGGAAGTTCGCGCTGCTTAACCTCATCGGCGCGGTGCACCGAGGCGATCTTTTCGAGCTTGGGCACCAGCGCCTTGGTGCGACCACCCCCGGAGTGCTCCACGATGAGATAAATGCCCGGCCCCGGGTCCACGGCGGCCTGCAAGAGCAGGTCGGCGGGTTCCTTTCCCGCAGCCTCGGTGTTTTTTATCACCGCCACCCTATCCTCCCCGAACAGGGAGGGGGAAAGCACCTCCAGCACTTCCGAGGCCGTGAGTTCCCCGGCGTTCATGGAGGTTACGGTCACCTCCGGGCGGCCCCCGCGAATCTGCTCGACGATCGCCTCGCGGTGCCGCTCTGCAAGAAACGACTCCGTGCCAACGATGAGGTGCACCTGGGATTCCATGCACCCTATGGTGCCACAGTCAAAAGCGGCCATCGGCGGCGTGCTGGGTGCCGTCGCCGTGCAGCGTCACCTGCCCATCGCGTTCGGGAAAGAGCACCGGGATTCCCTCCGCCGTTTGGGTGGGATAGTCCGCCGGTTGGCCGGAGCCATCGCGCACCACGATCATCTGAGGGCGCGATCCTTCCCCGCGTGACGCGACGCTCAATGCGGCGGCCTCTTCCTCGGTATCCACCACCGCGACGCGCAGGGAGGCCATGTCCACCGGCGGGGCCCGCCGCCCCGACCACGCCCCCAGCGCAAGCCCCAGGCACAGCACCCCCACCACCTTTCTTCCATGGCCCAGCACCACCAGATAGGCGATCCAGGCATAGGCCACCACCACCCACGCGGGGGTGGCTTCCACGGTGGAAAGCGGCAGGGCGGCGCAGCGCTGCGCCGCGTGGTGTATCCACCACGCACAGGGCTCG of Corynebacterium sp. 21KM1197 contains these proteins:
- the rpsT gene encoding 30S ribosomal protein S20 gives rise to the protein MANIKSKKKRILTNEKSRQRNQAVRSRVRTEIRKFRELVAEGDKAAAETQLRAASRILDKAVSKGVLHRNNAANKKSSMALNFNKMD
- the holA gene encoding DNA polymerase III subunit delta produces the protein MESQVHLIVGTESFLAERHREAIVEQIRGGRPEVTVTSMNAGELTASEVLEVLSPSLFGEDRVAVIKNTEAAGKEPADLLLQAAVDPGPGIYLIVEHSGGGRTKALVPKLEKIASVHRADEVKQRELPGWVTQEFRGHGVRITPDVVHALLEGVGSDLRELASAVSQLVADAQGDITVATVRAYYSGVAEVSAFDIADWAVTGQSARAVAATRRALQLGMSPVVIAAALSSKVGMIARLYSSTGRVDSRRLAGQLGAHPFVIEKTSKVARRWSSDSVSRAVILMADLDAAVKGQGGDPLFAIESAVQRVAHLAG
- a CDS encoding LysE family translocator — translated: MTPGGLLSLTALNLMGVAAPGPDTLLVMRAATKSRRHAYATVAGMHVGVLLWMVLTVCGAAAVLGRYPVLIGIIQLAGGAYLGYMGSQMARAGWRLRGYGAADVPGTTSASAAQCARQGLWTNLSNPKIVLFLTAIIAPVMPANPSWATAVTIIACLWLSSAAYFGLIATLLSTRAVQRQALRAGPFIDMAAGALFMVFGVVLVLRGVGEILG
- a CDS encoding ankyrin repeat domain-containing protein — protein: MTSANTPQTDESQPDLPQDVQELATRLFDMARKGDQQLVEYIDHGVAVDMVNQEGNSFLMLAAYAGHADLVAALVERGADVNKLNDRGQSPLAGAIFKKEDAVVEALIAAQADPHRGQPTAVETAQMFGREDLLERLR